CATAATCGTGCGAACAATTTCATGATACGATTCAGACGAATATTGGTAATGTATAAGGTGCAGAATTTTAAGCTGTTAGTTAAAAGATAGTCAGCTCgacgtttaaaataaaaaaaaacgtaTGGTATTTCGATTGCAGATTACCTCGAGCGACGAGCAGGAGCAAGAACGCGGGTGACAGAGGCGGTGTGATGAGCGGATATCTCGGTAGCGTCACCCTGCCCCCGACGTTGCTGCACGACCCGAAGTATCCTCCAGCCATGCGGGAGAAGGACTCGAGTCCGAGGAAAATGCCGGGCCACATCAGCCCGAAGCAAGCCAGCATATACCCGCTGAGCGTTCGCGTACCGGACGTCGAGGAGTTGCCCTACGACTTGAGCCACGGGCACGGTCGTGGGCTCTCGAGTCCTACGAATCAACAGCAACATCAGCAACAACCCCACATGAGTCCCGCGGCCAGGCCGCCGCAACCGCATCACCATCAGGACGATCTCGACTGCGAGCCGCTCGATCTCCGCGTCGATCGAAAGAAGGAGAGGCTCAGAGACGAAAATCAGAACGAGATAGAGGTCCTTAATCGGAACAGCCTCGGCGGTAGTCTTCCTTACCACACGGTACTGTTTCCTCAACACCACGCGGTCCATCCGTTAGTCCTCGAAGCCATGTATCGGTCGCACCATCATGGCTCACCGGTTCCAGACTTGCCCAAAATTCAAGTCAGAGCTTTGCCTACCATGGTACCGTTGCCTCCCAATAGATTTTCCTCGACAACTTCGACCACCTCGTCTTCCTCCTCTTCGCAGGCCGCTGCGAGAATACCGAGTCCCGCGAGCggccaacagcagcagcagcagcagagcCATCCGtgtcaacaacaacaacagcaacagcaacagcagagTCATCCGagtcagcagcagcagcagcaacagcagcagcaacagcaacagcagagTCATCCGAGTCAGCAGCAGCAAACCTCCTCCAGTCTTCCACCATACTCGATCGGCGTTCAAGCTGGTTTGAAACCAAAAGACAGATACTCGTGCAAGTTCTGTGGCAAAGTGTTTCCTAGATCGGCGAACCTGACGCGACACCTGAGAACGCATACAGGCGAACAACCGTACAAGTGTAAATACTGCGAGAGGAGCTTCAGCATATCCAGCAATCTTCAGCGCCACGTGCGGAATATCCACAACAAAGAGAAACCGTTCAAGTGTCCGTTGTGCGAACGGTGTTTCGGGCAACAAACCAACTTGGACAGACACCTGAAGAAACACGACGCGGATGGACCGACGATACTGGATGAGGTCAGATCGAGGTACCATGGTCAGCTACCGAGAGCGGACGAGTCTTATTTCGAGGAGATTCGCAGTTTCATGGGTAAAATCACCTCGCAGAGACAGGGGATACCTTATTTCTCTGGGCTGTTGGGCCACGGGCCGGACGACTTCAGGACCGACAAACAACAACTTCAGCTCGAAGAGAAGAGGGGTGACTCTTCGTACTTCAGCGATCGAGATAATCTTAGCTCTAGGTCGAGCAGCACCGCCAGCAGACCCGAGAGCGTCCAGGAGGAACAAAGAGAGATCAATTCGCCACCCCTGTCGCCTGGGAATAACACTTGAAGCAAAGAACATGATCGCGCGTCCGAGCGAAACTCGCCGGTCGCGCGGTTAGTTTAGAGGTCGAAATGTCCCTGCGAGTCGCTACGATTTTATAGCGATCGAAACGTTTACGGATTCGATATGTATGGATTTTCTCCGGCGAGAAGGGCCAAACAACGCGTCGCACGGTTTGGTCAGACTGATCCGCTCGAAATGGCGGTAAGATTAGACTCACGATTACAGATGCCGGTGCACGCGTAAATTACGGTGTCAACGAACCAACCTATACCCTGTTAAAACGGactatcgcgttcttcgtaCAATTATCCTATACAATTTTACAACTTTAAAATCAAGCTTCGTCGCGATCAATTTATCCAATTATTTCGCACGAGATACATATTCGCTGCGAATATCGACGGAGAAAAAATCCTATGCGTCGTTCAAAGACCAACAGGTGCCTTAAACGAGAACCCGCGTAAAATACTCTCTAACAGATCGGATACCACGAAACGTTACACCTAGATTAAGTAGAGACGATAAAATTCGTTCTTAGTACAAACAATTTTATTACTTCAGGATACGCGCACGCGCGTTTCTATCGTTGTAAATTAATCTACGAAGAAAACGGGTAAAAACGTTACGTCGCTGTCGATTTAACACTGAAATTTCTTCCGGTTTCCCAAAGTACAATAATCGATTCTTTCCCGTATTTTGGAGACTGATTTACGGAACGTTCGCAACAGAGTAGAGACCGCGTAGATCATTTTTGAAAGACAGGCTGTCGAGATTATCATCGATCGTCAAGGTTTCAAATCGTAATACGCTTCCGTAAgattttattttcgtttggTTCTCGTGACAAAGTACAAGAAAAGAAAGAGAGATTAAACGCGAGCCGAACGTTCTTCCAGCAAGAAAATGACATTTCTCGATTTTACGAGCTAGAAAGTGAATTTCGACCGTTCGACTGCTCGATCACGCCATTAATTCGTGGTATCTATCGACACGCTAAAATAGAAACCAACGACCGGCTGAATGATTTTCACGATAGTTTCGATATCGAGTCACGATCTAAAAGTCTCGTACCGAAATTAAACGGCATCGAAAACGCGGCAAACCTAGTTTGTACGCGTAGGTGATTTACGCGAGGCGGAAAAGCGACACGTTTCCTGTCTGCGATGATTAGCAAAAAAAGAAGGAAGAAACGAGAGGAGAGACTGGTGGAAGCGCCATCAGCAATCCCACACGCTGACGATACGATCCACCTCGTTTCCTGCGGACAGTCGCTGAAATCTGTACTTGTGGCGAAACGATCTAATCGTCTTCCGCTTTTGACTCTGTGGCTACGAATCATACCAAGCACTTTCTAACCACCGATcgaccgaccgaccgaccgaccgaccgaccgaccTACCAACCAACACCAACGCAAACGCGAACGAACGCGAGGTGCTTCGACCTTGGTAGTAAGTAACTCGCTTCGATTAATTACGCCGGATCGAGCCAATACGCGCACAGATCGGTCATCGAAATCGCCAACAGTCGACCAACTCGAGATAACGATAACCAATTAGAGCAAACTTGAAAGTCAGGGGTTGACAAAAATTCCCGATTCGAGTAGGAAAAAAAGAAGACGAAAATACGAATTCCTGTTAACGATGAGAGCAATTTATCGACACTTTCTACTTTGTAACAACATTCACCGCAAGTAGCACAGGTGTGGAGGTAGTGTTTGCATCGAGCCACGCGGTCAGAAGATCCTCGTAACCTTGGTAAACGCGATCGAACAAAGATTGGATCGCTTCGTTTTCGCGACAGAGAATTTTCTTAAACTGGAACGCAAACGATATGCAACATCGTCGCGCGCCTCTGACACAAGACGCTTCGAACGATCAAGGGTAGAAAATCGATTTCGCATCTCCGAGACAGACAGCCAGTTCCCAGAAACTGAGAACAAGCCAAGCCGCGAGTAATATATTTCTTCTTTTCGTTTCTGTTTTTCTACCGAGGGATCGGTATGCGTATCAGATGATTCGAGCAACGACACGCGGCTCTTTAAAATCCATTTAAAGAGCGTCGTCGATTTCGCAAAGAGATCGGGGGGGCACGCGCGTTCACTTTGGACCGCGTCGACGACACGAGATTCGAAGCGTCGCTACTAAGCGACGTCTGGAGCCGAGAGAGGATGCCAGGCCCTGTTTTTCTTGCTAAAGCGTATATACGATCCCGGCTGACGATGGCCTCGGACTTCTCTTGCGTTACACTTTTGCCACGCCCCGATCGGACGGGCAAGCTCATCGCGAAAGTGAAACGCAATAAAGGAGCCACGCCGAGGCGAGAGAGCGATCTCGACAACCATGAAACGCTAACAGAGAGACACACCACCGAGAGAAGGAGAGATCCGATCGATCGAGACCTCGAGACTTGGAAATCGGTTTCCTCGCAGTCGTTTGCAGCAGTCCACCGATCCACGCTCGGACGTATGTATCTCGTCCGAAATTCGCCATCGCGTCGAGTAGTGCTGCTTCAGCGATTCTACGCCCGACACGCCGGGTCTCTCTCCGAGGATTTCCTTTTCCAAGAAGAGCTCGCGCCGCGTCCAGACGTTGCGACATTTCTGTCTCGAACGACGCGACGACGCGTTCAAAATATTGTTGCGTTACGCAACCCTGACGTCAAGCAgtcgcatgaaattttacgaTCGGAGCCACGATCCAATTATGAGAAAACTCGAGATACTAAGTACTCGTTTGCTTTTCGCCAATGCTCTAAGAGTACCGTCGGAAAGCTTTCAAACTTATCAATTTCTATATCTAATATTGTTATCTGGAACGTGGACCGCTCGCAAAcgaacaaaaattaataaaatacgatCGATCGGTCCTCAGGAATGAAAAATATCGAGTCGTTATCAGTCTCCACGCTAGCCATTGTCTCGAGCAGTTCCTCGGCGCAAACAGCAGCCGCGAAATTTCTCGAGGGACGAGTGTCTCTCTATCCGCGAAATCACGCGTGCCCCGGTGCCTTGTTCTCACGTCCGCGCGCCGCTACGTTTTCGATCTCATCTCGTTCCAGTTTACACGCGTGATTTCACTGGTCGCGGTGATCGCCGGTCGACGCGCGGGGACGACAAGTCGAGCCGATTCGAATTGCGACAGCCTGTTATAAAAAAAGAAcaagaaaataaaaagaaaaggaaatgtTTCTGCGTCGATTTTAAAACGACCGAAAATTCTGTTGCATCGAACGTTGCGTTTTTGCTTGCGTTATCTTTCGACACTGAACACCGATTATACGATTCCCCGTTTTACCCCACGAATCGATGCATCGCGTTGCTGCATACGAAACGTCGTATCCTCGTCGAAATTCCTAATATTTGAAAACCTTTAAACTTTCCGCATCGACAAATTCTCAGATCGATCGCAAACCTACCTATTATAGTCGATTTTTCGATTCCACACGTTCAATCACGGCACTTCAACGCATATATCTACTCCTTGGACCAACAGCACAGTATTATGCAAACACTTTAACCTACATCGATGGTTTAAGAATTGTGATTTGGACTGAAATTTTAACGATCAACAGAATAAATAGTTTCCTTTATATTCATCGTCGATTTTTCTATTCGATTAAGTTGTTTCATTTGTATTGTTTGAGGAGTCCCGTACAAAACCTTTGCGAGTACTCTGAGAAATGTATAATATTGTAACTGCACAGTCAAATCAAAGATCAATTTTCCTAATAATTCCATGCGTTCTATTCGTATATAGCAATTCTATAAATATAATACACGAAGGGTGCTACCGAGATTTTCATCGTACGCAGATACAAATATGTATCTATCGCATTCAACTGCCATTTATCTTGCATTGTTTTATTACAAATTCACAAACGATATTTCCTACGCGCTAACCTAACGTCTATGATTTCAACAGCGACAGCGACGTATCGTCGCGTTACGAATAACACTAAGCAAATcagaattataatataatatattatatgtatctgaatatatatatatgtatatatatattctcGTACACACGTTTACCTATAGCTGCTAGAATTTGAATCGAGGCTCAATTTAGTTAGTCAAAATCATTGTAAAGATATTAGTTTCCCGCGCATCGACGAGTTCCAATTTTCCAAGACGATCATCGTCCAACTGCGACAATTCGTCCACAGGCgaatataaaatgaaatataatatttcatcaaaaataaaaatagacgaGATAACGATATCGAACTCGTCGATGTGCGATGTAAAAAAGAAGGCAGCTAATCCCACAAACGTATTTGAATAGACAAGTCGAAAATGCAACAGATACTACCGGGTCCAATTCTAAATAGTGGCAAGGGGCAGACGAGAGACGAGTACCGAGGGTCATCATCTCTTCTCCTGCAAATTAATAGTCAATCACGTGCGAGGTTTACCAAGCGAATTGTAAAGAATACGTTTAATTTTGATATATAGTATatatgaatatatatatatatatacaaatgaCATAGATATATGCATGAAAAACATACCACGATTGTGATTTCACCGAGGTTACCGAGTTATACGTATTTACTGTTTAGCCACGAACGCGGCGCCGTGGCCGATGATGCTGTCAAGCGCTCGTTACCTTTTAGAACCGCTAGATCGTAAGACGTGCGTGCAGGTGGGTCCAGGCTCAGTTCAGCTCGTACAATTATTTTTCCTACGCTATACGTTAGTCAAAATAATCAATTGGGACACTAAGGCCCCGCGATTGAAACGAAAACGATCGACATCGACTCTCGAAGTCGCGGTGTAGTTTTCGTCACGGGGATGGTCCtattcgttatttttctttccttttcaaCAACCATGCATTTTGAGATTATCGCGTTCAAAAGATGCATTCGCGCGAGTATAACAGTGCCGATGGTCTTGTTCCAAGGACACAGTTCGTCTATCGAGAGCCACCTTTTCGCGGACGATCGACCGTCCGTCGCTCCTACTTTTTTCCACCTTAATACTGTTCAGCCCCATAGTCCAGCGTCCCGTAGCATAGTGGTGACTGTATATATGTTCATATGTAACATTCGATTAAAGAGAAtatctatatacatatatacatttatgtatgtatgtatgcctatatatacacacacacgCGCACGCATATATACACACGTGTATACGTGCGTGCGTATGTATGTACATGAACCAACGTACACgtgaaaattcattttaaagGAACTTTCGTCTCGTGCTTGAGTTTACTTTCTCCGCGTTCCTTCCGTGTCCCTTCCCCAGGAGACCCCCATAAATGGTCCATACACGGTCCAAGTTTACTGCAGGTTTACCCGCGGGTCGATCAAATCCGTAGGTAAGGGCTATGCTCGCACCTCGGCCGTACACGAACCGAAACGACGATTTTTTACTTTTCGCATTACCCTGTCAAAAGTACTAAATTGTTGGCAAAACAATAATTGCgacttttttaaaaaatcatgtTCCGCAAGCAAGTACTTGTATTATACGAAACTATATCAGGAAATATTCTATAAAATTACTCatacctagccacgatcaaatttttatttttccaacAGTTTCCGCTTatgctttccttttttttttcttatcggAAAACTATCGCTTCggttcaattaaaaaatttaaaccgTCGCGATCATAATTGAATAGCTATACAGATATTTTCTACGATGTATCGAAATAGCCTTTCTTACATATTTGCGACGTGTTCTTCGGAAGATAGCCAGCCCTGTTTCGATAAAATGAACGTTTATTTCCTCTCCTGGAAAACCAACTTGTAATTAACGCGAGAAACGCTTGGTTGTCCAGGGTCATAGGTTTGTGAGAACCGGAACGCGTGGTAGACAAGGCGAAGACGTGACCAAGTGGACAAATAGCCGGTCAAGATGCCATCGAAACGTGCCCAATGATTTCGATCGCACCGTGTTCCGGGCCTCTTCGGCACAACAGCGTCTTTTTCCTCTCATTGAATCGTCGATCAATCTCCGGATCGAAGAGACTTTTTGCTGATTTCTGATCTCGGTTCGTGTTATCTGTAATCGATCATCCAAATGATTAACCGATTTACTAACATTACGGAACACTTGTTTGCCATTGTTTTTGCACTTTTCTGTTTTTTTCTCAGACTAATATCGGATGAGAATATTCATCAAAGCTGTGCAAACGTTTCTGATGTTCAAACTCACCAGCATACTAACGTGATTTTCTTGCAACGGTGATCCTTGACACACTCCTAACATTGTAACTTTAACTTGGAAaattccaattaaaaaattatacttttacTATTCTTTATGTTATTTTTACGTTAATTATCGTCGTTCGATGATgattaatttcaaaaattttcttGCCTTTCCGAGTGCCGAGAAAATCAAGAAAGCTCGCGTCGGTCGATTCACGTTCTTCGCAGTTTCTCTGCTCGTCGAACGATACCAATCCATAAATAAAGACTCACTCATCTCAGCCAAACTTGGCGTGAAGTTGGTCGTATACACTGAACGAACAGGGAGACTAGGCCGCTTCGAGCTACATAAGTGGCTTCTTGGCCTCGCAGAGGACGTGACTTTGACCCAGATATCACCACTCTAAGACAGACAGCTCGACAGATTGTGAATttgcattgattgtttcaaaatCAAGTTTAAACTGTGAAATTTATTCGACAAAAGTACTgaacaaaaattcgaaaagattctCTACTATTACTAGTCCCCCCTTTCAACTCGTACAACTTTTAAAAGCAACGCTTCTTCCTATCGTTTAAAATGGCTAACATATAAAAATTGTCTCTTTTAGTAGGTtacattttatataaatatgtattctcTTATCCTTATAACAAATTCAACGAAGGAAAAAGCTATGATTCAACATTACGAGCTTCAAACTACTTTTCACCGATTTCAAATCCAGAAACATTAGCTTAATATTGAAACCTTAATATGCAATGTATACGCGTAATGTGTCGACAACAGGACAACCTTCGCGACGATGACAATAATGAATCGTCACGTGTAACCTTAGCCGTTTTGTGAATCACCGACTATGAACATCATCTTCTCAGAGATTAACAACAAATTACCTGTTTAAGGAATTTCTAAATTAGTCCGCGAAGAAACGTACGCAACACACGTGTGTTCGTTTCAGACGCCACCAAATCGGTCGATCGATTACTTCTATCTTGTTGATTTTCTTTCCTTTTATTATACAAGGGATTCGTCGCGATTTTTACGTGTAACCGTAATTACCttacaatataaatataaatataattgcaTCTAAAACGTTACACGAGAATAAAAATAGCAAAAGTAATTTCTTAACGCTAACTTATAACTCTATGCAAGTCTCGCTTACATTTATTTACAATGGATTAAACATTCACATGTACGAAAGAGAGAATCAAGTAAACGATACATTTTTGTAAAAGTATCTAGAAAAATATTGTTTCTATATTTTCTGCTACTCTATTTTGATAATGTGTCGTCGCGTttctcaataatatttaatataaaaaaaaaaacaatactggtattattatttCCATGGAACTGATTCTAGCATCCACTGTTGATTAACGTTTTTTGTGCAGGCAGCTATTACAGGACCCTCGTCGTTATTCGATTGTAGACACATGCCGGAAGATACGTGTAAAAATGTTTTTGTCTGAAGGAAAGCTAATCTATGATATATATTTTCTACCTACACAAAACTGTATATCCTTGAATACAAAACTTACTTGCTCGTTGTACTGCCATCTTTGCTTGTTATGGCCACTGCATGCCATTATCTTAACCTTTGGTGTCTTGTGTTCAAAATCGTGCTCAGGGGCATCTAAGCAAACACTTTCATCAGTCATTACAAttccattttttgtcattacgaaCATTTGACTGAGTATTGGTCGTGGTATACAAGATTCGAGAACTGCGTATCCCGAAGGTTGTGAATACGTGCCTTTCCCAGTGGGGCGCATAAtacattttttcgtcgaaacatgTACAATCTAGAATCGACATTTTAGAATTCATTTTCACGAGTAACCTAACCTATAAATCTTTCATGATGCTCGAGTCAAGTTAACCCCTTGCACTATTttcacgagtctgactcgtgatgGAAATTTTAGGCCAAACTTGAACATCACGAGTCAGGCTCGTTCAATTTCATGTCAAACGTGAATAACACGAGTGTGACTCGTAATCGATATTTCGGCAGAACATGAATACCACGAGTCGAACTCGTAAATATCGAATTTCAGTGTAGTGCAAGGGGTTAACTCGCTTTTGCttattttttaataggaaaaagtTTTAAGACTAGTTTGTTCGTTCGGGCCTGTTCTTCATTCACatgaatttatttatatatttgaatAGAGTCAAAttagttattttaaattatttgaaatgaatTCTGAAAATAGTTCAATGAATCCTTATGAGTATACTCGCCGTCGCTGAAAGTATTGCGTATTACGAAAGATTAACCCTTTCGGTATAGGACAGTTGGGTCGTGTAGCGATTCCAATGTCCCAGATATCAATCGGTCATTACGCTTTAATCACTCGGTCGCTTCGAATGATTTCTAAATAGGCGAAAATCATATTTACCCGCCCAAAGAATCGATCGTTTTTTGGAAAAAAGTGTTCCGGCCATACATTATCCAAGTACCATTCAAAGCTCTTGCATTGCAATTTTTTGCGCAGAGCTAATCTGGAACGAACCGGTTGTTTGTCCCTCAATCTCCCCGCCTCTGTAATAAACACATAAAAATGCAGCAGGAACATCACCTAACTTAACCACCGCTTAATTACTACCTTGCTACCTGGATTaaacttgaaataaaattttgcccaatCGTCCATCCAAACTAGAGCAACCCGAGCAAGATTTCCGTATAGTATTTCTCCGACCCCGCCTGGAAAAGTGTACGGCGACGATTTTCGAAATAAATGACCCACGTGAGAGCAAGGAGCAATTTCAATGCTACCGCCACACTGCCACACCCGAAATGATAACTCCAAATTTTCACCGCCCCAAATCCTCATCTGTTCGTCGTAGCTACCTAACTCGAAAAAGTACTTCTTATTCATGGAAAATAAACCACCAGCCATGGCGGGCGTTCTGAACGGTTCAACGATGTTTTCGCGTCTCTCTTTCAATAGACGACCATTTAGGGTTAGCCAGCGAAAATGCAAATCCCAATTAAATGCTCCCCAATGCAACTCGAAAGACCTGTAATATTATACTAATTGTTAAGTAACTATCCATTATCGATTATGATAatgtaaaaagaataaaaacatGTATGTATATTTTACCGAATATAACTAAACGTGTCGTCATTTATTATATCAATAACAGGAGAAACAACTTTCGTTCTGTTTTTAGCGACTGCTTCGAGTAAGGGCTCTAACCATCCTATGTgccataaaaaacaaaaattacaaCTATGCTCTAATTGTATCGTATAAATCGTGGTTAATGATAAGAAAAAGAGCTCACCTACCAACCGTACATTCGCAATGAGCATCGAGGAATGTGAGAACTTCACCTTTAGCTTCGTTTGCGCCTAAAAGTCTCGCATTTACTAAACCTATGCGCTTTTTGGAACGCAAAATTTTAGTCGATACTTGTAAATGTTTTACATGTTCATCTAATGCATCTTTCAAAAAATCTAATAGGGAAAAcaggaaaagaaaaaataactgTAGTATAAATAACATAAACACAAGCCTATAAGAATTAGATCAGAGTCACTGGTTCGTTTTACCTCTGTCGCTGTCGTCATCAACGAGAATGATCTCTTCCAATAAATGACTTGGTGATCTATTAATAATGCTATGTACAGTCCTGAGTAACGTACTCCAAGCTTCGTTATGGAAGACAACAATTACAGACGTTTTTGGTAAACTGCCCAAATTTGAATACCGAGATATACATCTATATGATCGAATTAATTGCAATCAATTATAGGATATAGACAATGTAAACAATAAGAAACAAGAatgaaaaattacccctttcttCTAACATCTGGTAAAGATCGATTTAATGGAATTCTatcgctagccatcaagttaaaTCGATTGATTTGAAAGAGCTGTTGCATATTATAAAAATCTTTTGCTGGTACAAGAACAGGAC
This genomic window from Colletes latitarsis isolate SP2378_abdomen chromosome 8, iyColLati1, whole genome shotgun sequence contains:
- the LOC143344257 gene encoding uncharacterized protein LOC143344257 isoform X2, giving the protein MSGYLGSVTLPPTLLHDPKYPPAMREKDSSPRKMPGHISPKQASIYPLSVRVPDVEELPYDLSHGHGRGLSSPTNQQQHQQQPHMSPAARPPQPHHHQDDLDCEPLDLRVDRKKERLRDENQNEIEVLNRNSLGGSLPYHTVLFPQHHAVHPLVLEAMYRSHHHGSPVPDLPKIQVRALPTMVPLPPNRFSSTTSTTSSSSSSQAAARIPSPASGQQQQQQQSHPQQQQQQQQQQQQQQSHPSQQQQTSSSLPPYSIGVQAGLKPKDRYSCKFCGKVFPRSANLTRHLRTHTGEQPYKCKYCERSFSISSNLQRHVRNIHNKEKPFKCPLCERCFGQQTNLDRHLKKHDADGPTILDEVRSRYHGQLPRADESYFEEIRSFMGKITSQRQGIPYFSGLLGHGPDDFRTDKQQLQLEEKRGDSSYFSDRDNLSSRSSSTASRPESVQEEQREINSPPLSPGNNT
- the LOC143344257 gene encoding uncharacterized protein LOC143344257 isoform X1, translating into MSGYLGSVTLPPTLLHDPKYPPAMREKDSSPRKMPGHISPKQASIYPLSVRVPDVEELPYDLSHGHGRGLSSPTNQQQHQQQPHMSPAARPPQPHHHQDDLDCEPLDLRVDRKKERLRDENQNEIEVLNRNSLGGSLPYHTVLFPQHHAVHPLVLEAMYRSHHHGSPVPDLPKIQVRALPTMVPLPPNRFSSTTSTTSSSSSSQAAARIPSPASGQQQQQQQSHPCQQQQQQQQQQSHPSQQQQQQQQQQQQQQSHPSQQQQTSSSLPPYSIGVQAGLKPKDRYSCKFCGKVFPRSANLTRHLRTHTGEQPYKCKYCERSFSISSNLQRHVRNIHNKEKPFKCPLCERCFGQQTNLDRHLKKHDADGPTILDEVRSRYHGQLPRADESYFEEIRSFMGKITSQRQGIPYFSGLLGHGPDDFRTDKQQLQLEEKRGDSSYFSDRDNLSSRSSSTASRPESVQEEQREINSPPLSPGNNT
- the LOC143344256 gene encoding polypeptide N-acetylgalactosaminyltransferase 1 — encoded protein: MWPRLRRPYRMWPIVLSIVILTGMIFIWFKKNQETEDRSDYNSLRLSENQKDYMDHRGIHIVVGHYIGDSVDPLKTPNITKDLINKNMFNPRPFEGKNGSPVLVPAKDFYNMQQLFQINRFNLMASDRIPLNRSLPDVRRKGCISRYSNLGSLPKTSVIVVFHNEAWSTLLRTVHSIINRSPSHLLEEIILVDDDSDRDFLKDALDEHVKHLQVSTKILRSKKRIGLVNARLLGANEAKGEVLTFLDAHCECTVGWLEPLLEAVAKNRTKVVSPVIDIINDDTFSYIRSFELHWGAFNWDLHFRWLTLNGRLLKERRENIVEPFRTPAMAGGLFSMNKKYFFELGSYDEQMRIWGGENLELSFRVWQCGGSIEIAPCSHVGHLFRKSSPYTFPGGVGEILYGNLARVALVWMDDWAKFYFKFNPEAGRLRDKQPVRSRLALRKKLQCKSFEWYLDNVWPEHFFPKNDRFFGRIVHVSTKKCIMRPTGKGTYSQPSGYAVLESCIPRPILSQMFVMTKNGIVMTDESVCLDAPEHDFEHKTPKVKIMACSGHNKQRWQYNEQTKTFLHVSSGMCLQSNNDEGPVIAACTKNVNQQWMLESVPWK